The Hevea brasiliensis isolate MT/VB/25A 57/8 chromosome 1, ASM3005281v1, whole genome shotgun sequence genome has a window encoding:
- the LOC110646735 gene encoding uncharacterized protein LOC110646735 translates to MTEKSVDLPQECWELVFNSLDHHCHFESLSLVSTLFLSITDQLRRTLTISSQVVPLLPRLLERFPNLKAIEIREFEGDLNSLLYLISKSGLDLETLGFSNQSHFPLVGLRELGLRMSNLRKLNCSKLGHFEDSDLFIIGTCFPLLEDLDISFPQYNSRFNPNGSLDLQSFSGVVTDEGIVDLALKLNKLRKIDLSGNHFITDKSLHALSLNCVLLSEVVVRDCDFITQNGISLVLRNSANLNSISLDDVGIPSIDSSFLESFTYAKTLSELHLSNSFISDELLCSVAEASLPLKKLTISQCYNFSFVGISCLLYRYQFLEHLDVEGANFLTDKSMIELSNFLGKLSFINLDLCSKLTSLTFFALIRNCPLLEDVRMERTNLGVEEFMVDLVINRRVKSLKLSGNNSLSDECLKKAALCCPSLQVLEISYCPTITEEGIKDVLRNCREIRHLEMNRCMGIKNLDLNFELPKLEILQVQGPGIDDEALAIIAKRCQKLLHLDLEGCLNVTAKGVKEVVQNCTRLREINLKWCDNINVDIVARMVFSRPSLRKIIPPCDFTSTDKQTIFFLRHGCLICKG, encoded by the coding sequence ATGACTGAGAAATCCGTGGATTTGCCACAGGAATGCTGGGAATTGGTTTTCAATTCCCTCGACCACCATTGTCACTTTGAATCCCTCTCATTAGTCTCCACCCTGTTCCTCTCTATCACCGATCAGCTCCGCCGTACCCTAACAATCTCCTCCCAGGTTGTTCCTTTGCTTCCCCGTCTTCTCGAAAGATTCCCAAATCTGAAAGCAATCGAAATCCGGGAATTCGAGGGTGACCTTAATTCCCTTCTCTATCTAATCTCCAAATCTGGGTTGGACCTCGAAACCCTTGGTTTCTCAAACCAAAGTCACTTTCCCTTAGTTGGTTTGAGGGAATTGGGGTTGAGAATGAGCAATCTGAGGAAACTGAATTGCTCAAAGCTTGGCCATTTTGAAGATAGTGATCTATTTATAATTGGAACTTGTTTTCCATTGCTTGAAGATCTTGATATTAGTTTTCCCCAGTATAATTCTCGTTTTAATCCCAATGGGTCTTTGGATTTGCAATCTTTCTCGGGGGTTGTAACGGATGAAGGGATTGTTGATTTGGCATTGAAGCTCAATAAGCTGCGAAAGATCGACCTTTCCGGTAACCATTTCATTACTGATAAATCCCTTCACGCACTATCGTTGAATTGTGTGTTATTATCAGAAGTTGTGGTTCGTGACTGTGATTTTATCACCCAGAATGGTATTAGTTTGGTTTTGCGCAATAGTGCTAACTTGAATTCTATTTCATTGGATGATGTTGGAATCCCTTCTATCGATTCAAGTTTTCTAGAATCGTTTACTTATGCTAAAACTTTATCTGAGCTTCATCTCTCAAATTCATTTATCTCCGATGAATTACTCTGTTCTGTTGCGGAAGCGTCTCTTCCATTAAAGAAGCTGACTATTTCTCAATGCTATAATTTCTCTTTTGTTGGAATTTCTTGTTTATTGTATAGGTATCAGTTTCTTGAACACTTAGATGTTGAAGGGGCAAATTTCCTCACTGACAAATCCATGATTGAGCTGTCCAACTTCCTTGGAAAATTGTCCTTTATAAATCTTGACTTATGTTCTAAGCTCACGAGTTTGACCTTCTTTGCCCTTATAAGAAACTGCCCCTTGTTGGAAGATGTGAGAATGGAGAGAACAAACTTGGGGGTGGAAGAGTTTATGGTGGATTTGGTGATCAATCGCCGAGTGAAATCTCTAAAATTGAGTGGGAATAACAGTTTGAGTGATGAATGTCTCAAAAAGGCTGCGTTATGTTGTCCAAGTTTACAAGTGCTTGAGATTAGCTACTGTCCTACTATTACAGAAGAAGGGATAAAAGACGTTCTAAGAAACTGTAGGGAAATTAGGCATTTGGAGATGAACCGATGCATGGGGATAAAGAATCTTGATTTAAACTTTGAACTCCCTAAATTGGAGATTTTGCAAGTGCAAGGACCAGGCATTGATGATGAAGCATTGGCCATTATTGCAAAAAGATGCCAGAAACTGTTGCATTTGGATTTAGAGGGTTGCTTGAATGTGACAGCAAAAGGGGTGAAAGAAGTGGTGCAGAACTGTACAAGACTGAGGGAGATAAATTTGAAGTGGTGTGATAACATCAATGTTGATATTGTAGCACGGATGGTGTTTTCAAGGCCATCATTGAGGAAAATTATACCACCATGTGATTTTACTTCTACTGATAAGCAAACTATATTTTTCTTGCGTCACGGATGTTTGATCTGTAAAGGATAG